The genomic DNA CGAGTTCGAAGCCGCCGGCGAGTGCCGAGCCGTTGAGGGCGGCGATCACCGGGGTGGCGATGCCCTCGCGGAAGAACCACACCAGGCCGTCGAACTTGCCGCCGCCCTTCGCGAACGCCTTCAGATCCATGCCGGAGCAGAAGACCGTTCCGGCGCCCGTGAGCACGATCGCCCGGACCGCCGGGTCGGCGTCCGCCTCCCGCAGCACAGTTGACAGTTCCTCAATCAGCTCCGGATTGAGGGCGTTTCGGGCCTCCGGGCGGTTCAGGGTCGCCACGAGGACGGCACCGACCCGCTCCGTCAGGACCAGGTCGCTCATCGGGCCGCCGCCGCCACGGCCGCCCGGGCCTTGGAGCGGAACGCCTCCAACTTCTCTGCGGGCTCGATGAGTTGGTGACTGCGGGAGCGGGTGGAGACGTCGTGGCCCTCGGCCGCCTTGCGCAGTGCGCCCACGGTGGCCTGTTCGCGCGGGATGTGCGCGAAGGGGTCGAAGGAGTACCAGCGCATCGCGTTCTCGAAGGTGATCTTCCGGGTGTCCTCGTCGGGGACGTCACAGTTCGACAGCACGTCGTGCAGTTGCTCGGGGGCGTCCGGCCACAGCGAGTCGCTGTGCGGGTAGTCGCCTTCCCAGCAGATGTTGTCGATGCCGATGTCGTGGCGCAGTCGTACACCCAGTTTGTCGGTGATGAAGCAGGTCAGGAAGTGCTCGCGGAAGACCTCGGAGGGCAGCTTGCCGCCGAAGTCCTGGAGGGTCCAGGTGGAGTGCATCTCGAAGGTGCGGTCGAGGCGCTCCAGGAAGTACGGGATCCAGCCCGTTCCGCCTTCCGAGAGGGCGATCTTCAGATTCGGGAACTGCTTGATCGGGGGCGACCAGAGCAGGTCTGCGGCGGCGGAGACGATGTTCATCGGCTGGAGCGTGATCATCACGTCGGGCGGCGAGTCGGCGGCCGGCACGGCGAGCCTGCCGGAGGAGCCGATGTGCACCGACATGACGGTGTCCGTGTCGGACAGCGCGTGCCACAGCGGGTTCCAGTACGGGTCGTGGAAGCTCGGGTAGCCGAGGACGGCGGGGTTCTCGGTGAAGGTGAGCGAGTGAACGCCCTTCTCGGCGACCCGGCGCACCTCCGCCGCGCACAACTCCGCGTCCCAGATGGCGGGCAGCGCCATCGGGATGAAACGGCCCGGGTAGGCGGCGCACCACTCGTCGATGTGCCAGTCGTTGTAGGCCCGGACGAGCGCGAGGGAGAAGTCCGTGTCCTCGGTGGCGAAGAGCCGGGCCGAGAAGCCGGGGAAGGACGGGAAGTTCATCTGGGCGAGGATGCCGCCCGCGTTCATGTCCTTGATGCGCTCGTGCACGTCGTAACAGCCGGGGCGGATCTCGTCGAGGCCCTGGGGTTCGACGCCGTACTCCTCCTTGGGCCGGCCGGCCACCGCGTTGAGCGCGGAGTTGGTGATGGTCGCGCCGCCGAACTGCCATACGTCGGTTCCGTCGTCCCGGTGAACCAGTTGGGGCGCTTCCTTCTTGTAGCGCTCGGGGAGGTGGTTCACGAACATGTCGGGGGGTTCGATGATGTGGTCGTCGACGCTGATGAGGATGAGGTCGTCGCGGTCCATGACGGCTCCTTACGGGGGTGGGTCGGTCAGTCGGAGGCGGGCAGCGGCTTGGCCGTCTTCAGGGTCATGGGGGCGCCGTCACAGGTCAGTTCGCCCGCGCCGGAGGCGGTGCAGAGCAGTTCGAGCGTCCCGGTGGCGTCGACGTACCGCTTGCCGATGAGGGTGGCGGTGCCGGCCGGTCCGGGCTTCGCCGGGGGTGCGTCGACCGCCGGGACCAACGGGCTGCCGCCGCAGGCGAGTTGGGACTGCGCGGCGGCGGATGCGCGGATGACGACCACGCGGGTGCCGCAGACGGTGCTGGCGAGTTGGTCACCGGGGCGCGGCGTCGGTGCCGGTGGGGTCATGGCGGAGTTCCCTTTCGAGCAGGCGGTCGGCGAGGAGTTCCACGTCGTAGGACTGACGCGCCATCCAGTACCGCAGAAAGCCGGTGAGCGAGTACCGCAGGAAGAGCGCGGAGCCGACGACGCTCCCGGCGACCGCGGCGAGGCCGAGGGTGAGAGCGTCGTTCTGCACCAGCGGGTCGCTGGTGTTGTGCGAGATGAAGTAGGCGCACACGCCGAGGACGACGCCGATCGTCATCAGAGCGGCGCCCGCGCGCAGCCAGAGAACGGCCCTTCCGGCGGCCGGGTCCGGGATTTTCAGGACGGTGAGTTCGCGGACGAAGCGGTCCGCTCGCGTCTCGGTGGACGTCATGTGGAACTCCCCAGATAGAGAGCGGACAGTTCGGCGCGCAGGCCGCCGTCGGGGTGGCCCTGCCGTTCGACCCGGCCGCGGACAAGAACGGCGGCATGGTCGCAGATGTCGAGGACGGCGGCGGCGAACTGCTCGACCACCAGGACAGCGACGCCCTGGCGGGCGATCTCGCCGACCTGTTCGTAGAGCCGGCCGACGACCAACGGGGCGAGCCCCATGCTGAGTTCGTCGAGCAGCAGGACGGCGGGGTCGGTGGCGAGGCCGCGGGCGAGGGCGAGCATCTGCTGTTCGCCGCCGGAGAGGGTGCCCGCGGCCTGTCCGGCGCGCCGGGCCAGGACGGGGAAGCGGGTGAACGCGATCTCCTCGATCTCCTCGCGGCCGCGGCCGGTGAAGGTCATCATGAGGAGGTTGTCGCGGACGGACAGGTTCGGGAACACGCCTCGTCCTTCGGGGATGAGGCAGACTCCGGCGCGGGCCAGGTCGCGGGGGTCGGCGCCGGTCATGTCCCGTCCGCCGAGCAGGAGTTGGCCGGACTCGACGGGGTGGACTCCGGCGGCGACGCGCAGGGTGGTGGTCTTTCCGGCGCCGTTGGGGCCGAGCAGCGCGACGACCTGTCCGGCGGCGACGTCGAGGTCGACGCCGTGCAGGACGGTGATGCGTTCATGGGCGGCGCGGATGCCGCGCAGTTCGAGAAGTGCGCTCACGCGTCCCCCAGGTAGGCGGCGAGAACCGTTTCATCGCTGCGGATCACCTCGGGCGGGCCGACGGCGATGATCTTGCCGAGGTCGAGGACGTACACCTCGTCGCACACGGCCATCACGAGGCTCATGTCGTGCTCGACGAGGACGACGGCGGTGCCGTCTCCGGTGAGGGCACGCAGGAGTTCCGCGAAGCGCTCGGTCTCCTCCGCGTCCTGTCCGGCGGCGGGTTCGTCGAGGAGAAGCACCTTCGGGCGGATCGCGAGGGCCCTGCCGACCTCGACGAGGCGGCCGACTCCGGTGGGGAGGGCGTCGGGTGAGGTGTCGGCGAGGCCGGTGAGGCCGAGACGGTGCAGGATCTCGGTGACGACCTGGTCGGCCCGGCGGCGCTCGGGTCCGAGTTCGGCGGCGACGAGCAGGTTGTCGCGCACGCTGAGCCGGCCGAACAGCTCCAGGCGCTGGAAGGTGCGGGCGAGTCCGTGCCGGGCGCGTGCGGAGGGCCGGGCCCGGGTGACGTCCCGGCCGTCCAGCCGGACCTGCCCGGAGGAGGGTCTGCGCAGTCCGGAGGCGACGTCGAACAGGGTACTTTTTCCTGCCCCGTTGGGTCCGATGAGCCCGGTGACCCGGCCCGCCTCGGCGGTCAGGGCAACCCCGTCGAGAGCGCGGTTTCCGCCGAAGGAGACGGTCACTCCACTAACCTGCAGCGATGCCACGGGCCAGCACCTCCTCGTCCTCGGGGCGCCATTCACGCCGTAGGCCCCACCACTCGACGGGGATCTCCGGCTCGGCCGGAGCGGCCTGGCGGGCGTCCGCCCAGGTGCGCAGCGCGAAGGCGAGAAGGAGTGAACCGCCGTAGTACGTCCAGTCGTTGATCACGTCGCCGAAGCGCAGCGCCCACGCCAGGGCGAGGACGCAGAGAAGGGCGGGCAGGGCGATGCGGTCGCGGGCGAGGGGCTCCCACTGGCCGCGGAAGCGGGAGACGATGCCGTCGGGGTTGTGGCCGAGTCCGACGCCGGCGAGGCCGGGGAGCAGGGCGACCAGGTTCGCGGTGCCGGGGGCGACGGCGATCAGGGCGTTCGTCGGGCCGACGAAGGCGGTGCCCGCGAAGAGTCCGTTGCCGACCGCGCCGAGTCCGCCGACCACGGCGACGAGGAAGATCGGCAGTCCCGCGATGAGGCTGAACTGGTCGGCGGTGACAGTGCGTTGCTGCATTCCGTACAGCGCTCCGCCGAGTCCGGCGATGCCCGAGGCGAGGGCGAACACGGCGACCTTGGCGACCAGGAGGTTGCCGCCGAGAGTGGCGTACGCGGCCTCGCTGTCGCGCAGGGCGATCAGCCTCCGGCCGAAGCGGCTGCGGCGCAGGGCGGCCACGCCGATCGACGCGAGCGCGAGACAGACGGCGGCGAACACCATCAACTCCGGTCCGCTGTCGAGCCGTAGGCCGAA from Streptomyces sp. NBC_01478 includes the following:
- a CDS encoding amidohydrolase family protein, which gives rise to MDRDDLILISVDDHIIEPPDMFVNHLPERYKKEAPQLVHRDDGTDVWQFGGATITNSALNAVAGRPKEEYGVEPQGLDEIRPGCYDVHERIKDMNAGGILAQMNFPSFPGFSARLFATEDTDFSLALVRAYNDWHIDEWCAAYPGRFIPMALPAIWDAELCAAEVRRVAEKGVHSLTFTENPAVLGYPSFHDPYWNPLWHALSDTDTVMSVHIGSSGRLAVPAADSPPDVMITLQPMNIVSAAADLLWSPPIKQFPNLKIALSEGGTGWIPYFLERLDRTFEMHSTWTLQDFGGKLPSEVFREHFLTCFITDKLGVRLRHDIGIDNICWEGDYPHSDSLWPDAPEQLHDVLSNCDVPDEDTRKITFENAMRWYSFDPFAHIPREQATVGALRKAAEGHDVSTRSRSHQLIEPAEKLEAFRSKARAAVAAAAR
- a CDS encoding ABC transporter ATP-binding protein, with protein sequence MSALLELRGIRAAHERITVLHGVDLDVAAGQVVALLGPNGAGKTTTLRVAAGVHPVESGQLLLGGRDMTGADPRDLARAGVCLIPEGRGVFPNLSVRDNLLMMTFTGRGREEIEEIAFTRFPVLARRAGQAAGTLSGGEQQMLALARGLATDPAVLLLDELSMGLAPLVVGRLYEQVGEIARQGVAVLVVEQFAAAVLDICDHAAVLVRGRVERQGHPDGGLRAELSALYLGSST
- a CDS encoding ABC transporter ATP-binding protein; the protein is MASLQVSGVTVSFGGNRALDGVALTAEAGRVTGLIGPNGAGKSTLFDVASGLRRPSSGQVRLDGRDVTRARPSARARHGLARTFQRLELFGRLSVRDNLLVAAELGPERRRADQVVTEILHRLGLTGLADTSPDALPTGVGRLVEVGRALAIRPKVLLLDEPAAGQDAEETERFAELLRALTGDGTAVVLVEHDMSLVMAVCDEVYVLDLGKIIAVGPPEVIRSDETVLAAYLGDA